The sequence ttttaactttttctcACGATCAAGTTCTTCTGATTTTTGGTGATCAAGGTATTTGGGCTGATAGACATAATGATGCCATGTTCGTGAATCTGGATCCTAATATggaggagaaaacatttttttttctgaacttatatactgaaataaaattattattgatATTCCCATATTTCTGTTAATGTACTTTTAATAGCTGTTTTAATAACATAACTGTATTACATAGAGGAGAGGTTTGCTTGCTACAGAGTGCCTTGAGCTCAAAGTCAAACCAACATTCCCATGAAAGAGCAAAAGGCTATTATCAAAATTTAATTCAATTGCTTCATCTTCTATCCTTCTTCAAGCCTTTAACTAGTTTAATCATGAAATACATATGCATTGTTTCGAAGTTCTGAGACCACActgttcataaaacattttaattaaagccCACAGAGATATTTTCCCACTAGAGAGCAAAAAATATCTGTGAACCACAAAATTAAAGCTGCCTAATGATATGCCAGAGCTCTTAGATTACCTGGAACAATTAACCTGAAAAATGTATCTAGCTGGAAAGATGCTTGTGCTGTCTCTGACATTACAAACATTCACAAATCAGTGGAAGTCAGACATTTAGGCAGACTTCCTCATCTGACAGTACATTTTTAAGTTTGTAAAACTACGCACGTTAAGTATTTACAGCATCAAGACCACAAGGTTTAGGGAACACGTACAGGAtatcacaaatacatttttgcttAATACATTACACAGAGCAGTTCATAAACATGTTACAGAATTAAATAGATGAGTTCTTTACCAGACTACATCAAATCAGTATTGAACAATAACAGGAAGactttgttgtgtgtttttttttttttttaaatgcaagataTGCAAGAGCTAATTGCAAACACCATCTCCAACAGATACACACTCATGGCACATGCAATGGAAACATAAGAACTAGACACTTGGATTGTCTGGttcaaaaaatcatttgaatCAGCAGAAATCTTCTCCTGCTCAGGCCTGTACCATCCCATTTCCTTTAGAGCTTCCTAACTCCCATTCACCTGACCCCACTGCATCTTCAAAGGCAGACTGTTAGGGTGAAGTCTGGGATGTACCGCACACCAGAACATGAAAGCATTAAGCATTGAGGCTCCAGTTCAGAGCACAGAGGCAGTAACATTGCCTGGAATGAAGGAAATCCGACATCTAGGAAGGTCAGCATGAGCCACTGGATAAAATTCTggttccactgaagtcaatggcaaaacTATCACTGACTTCAATGGAGAGATGATTTCATCCATTGTGTAGGTCTGTAGGGGCTGGAGGTTGGTTGAGGACAGAAGGGGAACTTAACTGTTTCAAAAAGGTCACCTTGGGTTAAGATAAAGAGCTGAGCTTCAAGCCAACTCTTCAAAGAACCAGTTCACCCATCTTTGTAAATGCCAACTgtcatttaacaaaaaaaaaaaaaaagaaacacttcaaaCCATGTTTCAAAACTACTTTAAGTCCTCTCACAATGAAAGCTGCTTATGTTGCttgaaatttctcatttctgaaCTAAGCAAATTGCTTAGTATTTACATCTAAAAGAGAAATctaattctattttattcatgCATGTGATTTAAAATAGTCTATTCAGGTCTTAAGCCTGGGTTCTGTCATCACCttgctagatttttttcttttcaaacagcTCAACTGAAATGTCTATTGGTCTATTCACAGACTACATTACTAACCATCAAGACAAATAGGATGGCAAAGCTTGTTTGACTGCAAAGGTAGAAGAACATAGCAGAATCAGATACAAAATCTCACGTGATTTAAGGATAAACCAAGACACTCTTGTTCCATTTCCTGTGATCTCACCTGTTTAAATCTCGTGGTTGGATCCACTCCTGTTTGCTTCATGGAGTCCATAACAGATTTCATCTCCACAGCCTCCTTTATGAGCTGATGGTTTTCCATTTGTTTGGCTTTGAAACTATCAGattgaagctgctgctggtgatTGGAAAGGATCTGTGATTTGCTCGTCTCCTCAGATTTGTTAGGGACTGAAGACCCTATTTTAGTGTTATTTTTGCTCGACTCTGGAGTTGAAGGGGCCTTTGAAATAGTAGCAGatggaatatttttctgcttgttatCGTCCTTTCCAATTTCCTTCAAGGGGGGTTCATTCTTCCTTTCACAGTCCCTCCCAGTTTGTgccattttctgttctgctagTCGCTGGTCCTCATAGTATTTTTCATACTGCTGTCTGTAAGCAGGATTAGAGGCCATTAAGGACTTTTGGTCCATATAGAGCCCATAGGCATACTGTCCATAATAAAGTGACTGAGCAAGTGCAGGGTGTCTTTGCGTTATTACTGACTGATGTTGTGGCTGCAAATTAGAGGAACTGCTTTCACTTTTCTTGGCATCTGACagttctgccttctctttcttttcagcctcttcctcagcctcctttttgATCTTCAGTCCCTGTGGGgtgctgctgttcccagctgCTGGGGTGCTGACCTGTCCAGAGTGCATGTAACTTGGAGAATAATAAGGATCGTAGCCATGGTAATAGGGAGAATGGGACTCTTTCGCTTGAGCCGATTGTGCTGTGGTTGAAGAATGTCCTTTCACAACACTGTCCTTATTAGAAATAATATCCGAAGGAGAGCTGGCCTTTGACCTCATGCCCTCTGACCGGCTGTCGGAGCCACCATCATCAGCTGCATCAGAGATATCCGAGTAAGCAGGGCTGTTGGTTTTAGCGGCAGCGCTATCTGCACCATTTTGTGTCAACACATGCAGTGGCGCCATCGAAGATTGTCCATTCACCAAAGTGCTGCATTCCATCCTGGAGGCACTCCCTATAGAAGGGCTGGGAGCATTGTCTGTGAACGTGTAAACCTTATCAGCTTCAGCCTTAATACTCGCCATCCTGCTCTCTTGAGACTCAGAAAGTCCATTAGCTAACACTTCATTCTTGTTGAGATGGTCCTTTAAAAAATGTCCAGATAAATCTTTCCCAGACCCTTTTGAATCCTCTAGCTTTCCCAGCTTAGAATCCATCTTAGGGCTTCCagtctctttgctttctttgtccTTTAGCTTTcgcttctcctttttctttttgtctttgagtGATGTGAGAGCTGGGTTTACAGTGCTTGGCTCTCCCATAATTGTGGGCTTTGGTTGAATAGGTTTTAGCGGAGGGCTCTTTGGTGTAGCCTGAACAACAGTAGTTGTTAGAGAGGGCAGTCCCGGTATTGTCCCTGTAGTGCTGGTTGTAAAGGCTGTAGTAGGTATAGCTATTAATTGGGGAGGAGTCGGTGCTGGCGCTGGGGCAATGGGCCTGGCTGTTTTCAGTTTGGATAGGTTTTTATCCACTTTGCAATTATTAGCTTTCTTGCCTTTATCACCCATACTCTTCTTGTCTATTAGCCCTTCAGCCTCCAGTTTTGGCATTTCAGTTTGCAAATTGCCATCTGCTACAGAGCAATTATCCAGTGCGGCTGCCATATTAGAAATTACTGGAAGGCTGTTCAATTCACTGTTCAGACCCTTCTTTTTGCCAGAATTCTTGCCAGTTTTGGAACTGATAACTGAACTGGGGCCATTGCTGGTCAGTTCCCTTTTTcccttgggggtccctggggtagTGATAGAGGAAGGAGATGTCGGTGCTTTTAGCGGATCAAAGCCTGGCAAATTTGTGCTTGGCTCACTGCATTCAAGTGCCACATTACTCAAAGCTTCTTCACAGTCTGAAATTTTGTCTTCACTGTCAGGCTCAAACTCCAGTTTGTTTTCTGGGTCTAAATGTGCATGAGCCTGGTGGTATCGTAGTCCATTAATGTGCTTGTACTTTTTGTTGCAGTTGGGGTGAGGACAGTCAATCAGCACTGGAGAAGAGCAGCCTTGGTCCAAAAAAGTAGTCTCTGGTTTCCCCTGTGGGGTGGTGGGAGTGCTTCTAGAGTTAGTACGAACACGTTTTCCACACTTATTGTCCTCCGAACTGGAGTTCAAGTCTAGCTCCATTGGAGGCttactttttctcttgtttgtgGATGACGGGCTGGCTTTGACTTCATCCACAGCGCAATTTGGGGGTGTCCTGCGCCCACTTGAGTTAAGGCtgcccctccttcccttcccattagCACCACCTCGATTCTTATTCTGAAGTCCTCTAGACTCTGTAAAACTCGTATCATTTCCAGgtacagctgcagctgcagcagaccTTGccctcttccccctgccccgTCCTCCTCGCATTTCCAGGTCACTTGTTGGAGATTCACAGAACCTATATATAAACAAGAGCAGATGTCATCAGCAGGAGCTGTGAACTGAACAGATACCAAAACAACACCATTTCCCATAACAAAACCTTTACTTGCATTAAAGGAAGGATGTCCTTTCAAATGAGAATGTTACAGTCTCAAAGGGAATGTgataaaaaaggacaaaaattgTAAAAACAAGACCAACTAATTAgttgaaaagaaagctttttgaaatctacagaaatgtatttttaaattgatcCACCCTTTGTCTGAATCCTATGTATTTCCCCTCACActcaaaaacacaaaacaaaaggaaataaaaatgcccACCCACATGTCCCCACTTTTCAGCGTGGAAAAGAGAATTACTCATTTCATGGCTGTATGTTTTCAATtatatccattttttttattaatgtccATATATAGTCTCTGGGCAGAGACCAAGggtgaaaacacagcagagaaaaaacagactCACTCAGAATGATTGCCTACCTGGGAGGGGCCCAGTCATGCTTTGTGCAGTCCAGCAGCGTTCCCACGTAAGTCTTGTTCCTCCATGTAACGTTTACCACCAGGACACCTGCcagtgggagaaaaacaaagtattatCACAGTCAGAACAATAACTGAGAgaggtttttccttttcttcttttctttttttttttcctcactttttttctttcccacaaaGCAAGAGCTTTATTCTCATTCGCTTTCAAACGCTGTGGTCTATACTCTTCCTCTTTTCTGGTTTCAGTGACCTCAAGTTAAAACCACAGGAAAGAGAACAAACGAAAAAGAACGAGAATGTGTGTGTAAATGTGTGTGcatacgtgtgtgtgtgcatgtgcaccTATCAGTATGTTCAATCAAGATACAGCCGACAGAAGGAAATGGTTTTTGCCATGTCCTGTTGTAAAACGGCAACACTCACCTCTTAATTTTGCTATTATTGCACATAATTGCTTTCGTTTGGCAGCCAGCCAGCATAAACTGAGCACCAGTTACAGTGTTCAAATCAGTAGGCGACTGAGAAGaatctgctttgctttgaacAATATGATAATGATGCttctatttatttgaaattgcaTATAtccaaacacacaaacacacacacagatgcatTATAAGTTTTGTTCATCAGACAGAGATGTTTATTATTTGCCTTGCCTCTCCTCTGTGCAAAGCATGGGACTAGACATGAAATCTCAATCATGCAGTACAGCTAAGAAGAATCACAGTACAGATATGTAGGAAGAAgactccttttaaaaaatatactgtcATTTAATTGCTTCGCCACTTATGGcttcttttaaatgcaaatacacCTGCCCACCTAAAGCTGACTTTGAATTTTGGTGGAAGGGGATGTCATTTAAACGTTTTCAGGCTCCCCTCAGACACTTGTTCACACAGATGATTTATGGCCCTGTGTACAGAGCAGCCAATATAACGACCACCTTACTCCACTGGCCACCACCACCGACAAGCATCAGGTAACAGCTATCTCTTCTCGTCAGAAGGTAACACTGAAGTGGAACAGCAGGCACTATTCTACCCAGTCGAGTGGCACAGTGCAGCCTTTCCGACCCGTAAGAGGCACTGAGGCTGACTCGCAGCCTCGTGACTCGTTTTCCCTTTGCGCTGCCCTTATTCTGGCTCTAGCTTTTCCATAGAGGATATAACAATGGCCCTGTGCCAGGCGGCCtgagcctgcctgcctgcttggTCTTACAGGTGTGATCCCTAATTCTGCACAATTAGGAACCACACCGGTAAGGAGGCCGCGAGCGGTGCCCGGTCCCAATGAGGAGCGCTGCGGCCTGGCCTCGTTCCGCagcctggtgctgtgctggcagacCCGGGCGCATGCCACGAGGGAAGGTCTGTGTATGTAGCACTTGCCAGGGGCAACACAGCTCCCAAAACGGCACCCTCAGCACCCCACCTGGTAGCGCCACCATGCCTCCCTCCCTCAGCacactttcctttttccccagctAGCTCACCTGCTTCCTGTTGTTAAAATGCAATGGGcacttcaaacaaaataaaggtaTACCCCTAAATAAGTCTCCGCCTCCCTCAGTATCTGAATTCTTGCCTCTCTCTGTATGTGTGCTATATTTGTAAATGAATTTATGAAAGAGCTGTTACCCATTAGAAAACACATAGTCTGCTACCTGTTATTagaacagaaggcaaaaaaataagaCGTGGAGCAGGCGTAACAATAAAACCCTGAAATCAATAAACATCTCAGTAATTCTTAGAAGACATTCAAATGACCTTCAAGTGTAAGCAAGTCaatatttcaaagcaaacatAAGCAAGTTCCTCCCTTACAGTCAGTTACATTTAGCATCTCATTAATTTTGTTAGTCTTAGTGAAGGTCCCAGTATGTAAATAGGAGGGAAGATTGATCCCCACGCCGTGTTAGAGTAACCATGGTAAGGAATACATTTCCTTTCCCTAATGAACAGCACATAACTCAACCACAGGTAAGATTCTACATAACAGGCAGTAAAAGTAGCTCATTTAATCTTCTAAAATTATCACAGAAATGGGTCAAAAGAATAGAAGTAACGTGGGAGGTAGAACTGACCCCTAAGGCAACATGCAACTGGCAGGCTTATTAGACTAAAGCACGGGGAAATGAAAACGGATATGAGGCAGGTAAGTAGTCTACTCTGTATGCTAGAGGCGTTACCAAAGAGAAAGTATTATTCTTGCTGCACCAGTCAGGGTGTACTGTTACGGGTTTCTTTGATCCAAAATTCTTGTCCTAGCACAGAACTCGAGCACAAAACAAGAGCCTCTGCTGGCACTTCCTTCCAGGTCTCAGAGGCAGTAGACAAATTGTACCACAGCAGTCTTTTGTTCACCTCCAAATAATGCATCTGAGCATACAGAGCAGGAATTCATAGACACACTGGCCATTCTCTTATCTGAGCACGTGTGAGCTCTGCATGTACTGCTCTATCTCATGAGGTAAGCAGTGTATCACATGCAGGATCAAACCTCTCTGGGGCTGCACCAAGTCATAAGAAGTCCCTGTAGTGAGAAACTCCCCAGTACATTACACTGTACGTTACTCTGCAATAATCTTTTAACATTCATTTCCTTAGCATTGTCTGAACAAGACTGAAAATGTAAGGGCAGTCTGACAATCCCACAGGTTTCATACTATCTGAATACAGCAACGTATTttcacttgagaaaaaaaaaaaaaaaaaaaaaagccccaaaggCTTTAACTACTTAAAATAAGCACTACTGAAGAACGGAAGAAGAAATCAGATGTTTGTAATGCAGTGTTATCTAAGGGTATCGGGGCTAAGACTCTAATTTAGGAAACCTGGTCAAAATGTCTAGACCAGTTTTTGTGAGGTAGAATCAAACTATTGTGAATATATGTACGT is a genomic window of Anser cygnoides isolate HZ-2024a breed goose chromosome Z, Taihu_goose_T2T_genome, whole genome shotgun sequence containing:
- the ZNF608 gene encoding zinc finger protein 608 isoform X4, with amino-acid sequence MSLNTSTTGKGVDPNAVDTYDSGDDWEIGVGNLIIDLDADLEKDRQKFEMNNSTNTTSSSNTSSKDCGGLASSGANTTSALADGLKFASVQPSAPQGNSSHKETSKSKVKRSKTSKDANKSLPSAALYGIPEISSAGKRQEVQGRPGEATGMNSALGQSVSGNPNGNNNNTSNTTTTIASCGKNKEEKPGKNQGSRGSKRDKDAGKSRKDKQHDLQPGHPNGPGGGSGQAPPGHLYGYGSKGGGSGSPFHCTAATAVGEVSKSAPDSGLMGNSILVKKEEEEEESHRRIKKLKTEKVDPLFTVPAPPPPISSSITPQILPSYFSPSSSNIAAPVEQLLVRTRSVGVNTCEIGVVTEPECLGPCEPGTSVNLEGIVWHETEEGVLVVNVTWRNKTYVGTLLDCTKHDWAPPRFCESPTSDLEMRGGRGRGKRARSAAAAAVPGNDTSFTESRGLQNKNRGGANGKGRRGSLNSSGRRTPPNCAVDEVKASPSSTNKRKSKPPMELDLNSSSEDNKCGKRVRTNSRSTPTTPQGKPETTFLDQGCSSPVLIDCPHPNCNKKYKHINGLRYHQAHAHLDPENKLEFEPDSEDKISDCEEALSNVALECSEPSTNLPGFDPLKAPTSPSSITTPGTPKGKRELTSNGPSSVISSKTGKNSGKKKGLNSELNSLPVISNMAAALDNCSVADGNLQTEMPKLEAEGLIDKKSMGDKGKKANNCKVDKNLSKLKTARPIAPAPAPTPPQLIAIPTTAFTTSTTGTIPGLPSLTTTVVQATPKSPPLKPIQPKPTIMGEPSTVNPALTSLKDKKKKEKRKLKDKESKETGSPKMDSKLGKLEDSKGSGKDLSGHFLKDHLNKNEVLANGLSESQESRMASIKAEADKVYTFTDNAPSPSIGSASRMECSTLVNGQSSMAPLHVLTQNGADSAAAKTNSPAYSDISDAADDGGSDSRSEGMRSKASSPSDIISNKDSVVKGHSSTTAQSAQAKESHSPYYHGYDPYYSPSYMHSGQVSTPAAGNSSTPQGLKIKKEAEEEAEKKEKAELSDAKKSESSSSNLQPQHQSVITQRHPALAQSLYYGQYAYGLYMDQKSLMASNPAYRQQYEKYYEDQRLAEQKMAQTGRDCERKNEPPLKEIGKDDNKQKNIPSATISKAPSTPESSKNNTKIGSSVPNKSEETSKSQILSNHQQQLQSDSFKAKQMENHQLIKEAVEMKSVMDSMKQTGVDPTTRFKQDPDSRTWHHYVYQPKYLDHQKSEELDREKKLKEDSPRKTPNKESSLPNLPVSLASIKEEPKEVKRSDSQSVDESKIKNDDRKTPVNWKDSRGARVAVSSPMSQHQSYIQYLHAYPYPQMYDPNHPAYRAVSPVLMHSYPGAYLSPGFHYPVYGKMSGREEAEKVNTSPSINAKSTTESKALDLLQQHANQYRSKSPVPVEKSAAEREREAERERDRHSPFSQRHLHTHHHTHVGMGYPLIPGQYDPFQGLTSAALVATQQVAAQASATGMFPAQRR
- the ZNF608 gene encoding zinc finger protein 608 isoform X2, with the translated sequence MSLNTSTTGKGVDPNAVDTYDSGDDWEIGVGNLIIDLDADLEKDRQKFEMNNSTNTTSSSNTSSKDCGGLASSGANTTSALADGLKFASVQPSAPQGNSSHKETSKSKVKRSKTSKDANKSLPSAALYGIPEISSAGKRQEVQGRPGEATGMNSALGQSVSGNPNGNNNNTSNTTTTIASCGKNKEEKPGKNQGSRGSKRDKDAGKSRKDKQHDLQPGHPNGPGGGSGQAPPGHLYGYGSKGGGSGSPFHCTAATAVGEVSKSAPDSGLMGNSILVKKEEEEEESHRRIKKLKTEKVDPLFTVPAPPPPISSSITPQILPSYFSPSSSNIAAPVEQLLVRTRSVGVNTCEIGVVTEPECLGPCEPGTSVNLEGIVWHETEEGVLVVNVTWRNKTYVGTLLDCTKHDWAPPRFCESPTSDLEMRGGRGRGKRARSAAAAAVPGNDTSFTESRGLQNKNRGGANGKGRRGSLNSSGRRTPPNCAVDEVKASPSSTNKRKSKPPMELDLNSSSEDNKCGKRVRTNSRSTPTTPQGKPETTFLDQGCSSPVLIDCPHPNCNKKYKHINGLRYHQAHAHLDPENKLEFEPDSEDKISDCEEALSNVALECSEPSTNLPGFDPLKAPTSPSSITTPGTPKGKRELTSNGPSSVISSKTGKNSGKKKGLNSELNSLPVISNMAAALDNCSVADGNLQTEMPKLEAEGLIDKKSMGDKGKKANNCKVDKNLSKLKTARPIAPAPAPTPPQLIAIPTTAFTTSTTGTIPGLPSLTTTVVQATPKSPPLKPIQPKPTIMGEPSTVNPALTSLKDKKKKEKRKLKDKESKETGSPKMDSKLGKLEDSKGSGKDLSGHFLKDHLNKNEVLANGLSESQESRMASIKAEADKVYTFTDNAPSPSIGSASRMECSTLVNGQSSMAPLHVLTQNGADSAAAKTNSPAYSDISDAADDGGSDSRSEGMRSKASSPSDIISNKDSVVKGHSSTTAQSAQAKESHSPYYHGYDPYYSPSYMHSGQVSTPAAGNSSTPQGLKIKKEAEEEAEKKEKAELSDAKKSESSSSNLQPQHQSVITQRHPALAQSLYYGQYAYGLYMDQKSLMASNPAYRQQYEKYYEDQRLAEQKMAQTGRDCERKNEPPLKEIGKDDNKQKNIPSATISKAPSTPESSKNNTKIGSSVPNKSEETSKSQILSNHQQQLQSDSFKAKQMENHQLIKEAVEMKSVMDSMKQTGVDPTTRFKQDPDSRTWHHYVYQPKYLDHQKSEELDREKKLKEDSPRKTPNKESSLPNLPVSLASIKEEPKEVKRSDSQSVDESKIKNDDRKTPVNWKDSRGARVAVSSPMSQHQSYIQYLHAYPYPQMYDPNHPAYRAVSPVLMHSYPGAYLSPGFHYPVYGKMSGREEAEKVNTSPSINAKSTTESKALDLLQQHANQYRSKSPVPVEKSAAEREREAERERDRHSPFSQRHLHTHHHTHVGMGYPLIPGQYDPFQGLTSAALVATQQVAAQASATGMFPAQRRVNY
- the ZNF608 gene encoding zinc finger protein 608 isoform X5 — encoded protein: MVDPLFTVPAPPPPISSSITPQILPSYFSPSSSNIAAPVEQLLVRTRSVGVNTCEIGVVTEPECLGPCEPGTSVNLEGIVWHETEEGVLVVNVTWRNKTYVGTLLDCTKHDWAPPRFCESPTSDLEMRGGRGRGKRARSAAAAAVPGNDTSFTESRGLQNKNRGGANGKGRRGSLNSSGRRTPPNCAVDEVKASPSSTNKRKSKPPMELDLNSSSEDNKCGKRVRTNSRSTPTTPQGKPETTFLDQGCSSPVLIDCPHPNCNKKYKHINGLRYHQAHAHLDPENKLEFEPDSEDKISDCEEALSNVALECSEPSTNLPGFDPLKAPTSPSSITTPGTPKGKRELTSNGPSSVISSKTGKNSGKKKGLNSELNSLPVISNMAAALDNCSVADGNLQTEMPKLEAEGLIDKKSMGDKGKKANNCKVDKNLSKLKTARPIAPAPAPTPPQLIAIPTTAFTTSTTGTIPGLPSLTTTVVQATPKSPPLKPIQPKPTIMGEPSTVNPALTSLKDKKKKEKRKLKDKESKETGSPKMDSKLGKLEDSKGSGKDLSGHFLKDHLNKNEVLANGLSESQESRMASIKAEADKVYTFTDNAPSPSIGSASRMECSTLVNGQSSMAPLHVLTQNGADSAAAKTNSPAYSDISDAADDGGSDSRSEGMRSKASSPSDIISNKDSVVKGHSSTTAQSAQAKESHSPYYHGYDPYYSPSYMHSGQVSTPAAGNSSTPQGLKIKKEAEEEAEKKEKAELSDAKKSESSSSNLQPQHQSVITQRHPALAQSLYYGQYAYGLYMDQKSLMASNPAYRQQYEKYYEDQRLAEQKMAQTGRDCERKNEPPLKEIGKDDNKQKNIPSATISKAPSTPESSKNNTKIGSSVPNKSEETSKSQILSNHQQQLQSDSFKAKQMENHQLIKEAVEMKSVMDSMKQTGVDPTTRFKQDPDSRTWHHYVYQPKYLDHQKSEELDREKKLKEDSPRKTPNKESSLPNLPVSLASIKEEPKEVKRSDSQSVDESKIKNDDRKTPVNWKDSRGARVAVSSPMSQHQSYIQYLHAYPYPQMYDPNHPAYRAVSPVLMHSYPGAYLSPGFHYPVYGKMSGREEAEKVNTSPSINAKSTTESKALDLLQQHANQYRSKSPVPVEKSAAEREREAERERDRHSPFSQRHLHTHHHTHVGMGYPLIPGQYDPFQGLTSAALVATQQVAAQASATENDEFGDVHCHVTGSHEEALYYRHQFHGVNLKCLNGRQKPVISFL
- the ZNF608 gene encoding zinc finger protein 608 isoform X3, producing MSLNTSTTGKGVDPNAVDTYDSGDDWEIGVGNLIIDLDADLEKDRQKFEMNNSTNTTSSSNTSSKDCGGLASSGANTTSALADGLKFASVQPSAPQGNSSHKETSKSKVKRSKTSKDANKSLPSAALYGIPEISSAGKRQEVQGRPGEATGMNSALGQSVSGNPNGNNNNTSNTTTTIASCGKNKEEKPGKNQGSRGSKRDKDAGKSRKDKQHDLQPGHPNGPGGGSGQAPPGHLYGYGSKGGGSGSPFHCTAATAVGEVSKSAPDSGLMGNSILVKKEEEEEESHRRIKKLKTEKVDPLFTVPAPPPPISSSITPQILPSYFSPSSSNIAAPVEQLLVRTRSVGVNTCEIGVVTEPECLGPCEPGTSVNLEGIVWHETEEGVLVVNVTWRNKTYVGTLLDCTKHDWAPPRFCESPTSDLEMRGGRGRGKRARSAAAAAVPGNDTSFTESRGLQNKNRGGANGKGRRGSLNSSGRRTPPNCAVDEVKASPSSTNKRKSKPPMELDLNSSSEDNKCGKRVRTNSRSTPTTPQGKPETTFLDQGCSSPVLIDCPHPNCNKKYKHINGLRYHQAHAHLDPENKLEFEPDSEDKISDCEEALSNVALECSEPSTNLPGFDPLKAPTSPSSITTPGTPKGKRELTSNGPSSVISSKTGKNSGKKKGLNSELNSLPVISNMAAALDNCSVADGNLQTEMPKLEAEGLIDKKSMGDKGKKANNCKVDKNLSKLKTARPIAPAPAPTPPQLIAIPTTAFTTSTTGTIPGLPSLTTTVVQATPKSPPLKPIQPKPTIMGEPSTVNPALTSLKDKKKKEKRKLKDKESKETGSPKMDSKLGKLEDSKGSGKDLSGHFLKDHLNKNEVLANGLSESQESRMASIKAEADKVYTFTDNAPSPSIGSASRMECSTLVNGQSSMAPLHVLTQNGADSAAAKTNSPAYSDISDAADDGGSDSRSEGMRSKASSPSDIISNKDSVVKGHSSTTAQSAQAKESHSPYYHGYDPYYSPSYMHSGQVSTPAAGNSSTPQGLKIKKEAEEEAEKKEKAELSDAKKSESSSSNLQPQHQSVITQRHPALAQSLYYGQYAYGLYMDQKSLMASNPAYRQQYEKYYEDQRLAEQKMAQTGRDCERKNEPPLKEIGKDDNKQKNIPSATISKAPSTPESSKNNTKIGSSVPNKSEETSKSQILSNHQQQLQSDSFKAKQMENHQLIKEAVEMKSVMDSMKQTGVDPTTRFKQDPDSRTWHHYVYQPKYLDHQKSEELDREKKLKEDSPRKTPNKESSLPNLPVSLASIKEEPKEVKRSDSQSVDESKIKNDDRKTPVNWKDSRGARVAVSSPMSQHQSYIQYLHAYPYPQMYDPNHPAYRAVSPVLMHSYPGAYLSPGFHYPVYGKMSGREEAEKVNTSPSINAKSTTESKALDLLQQHANQYRSKSPVPVEKSAAEREREAERERDRHSPFSQRHLHTHHHTHVGMGYPLIPGQYDPFQGLTSAALVATQQVAAQASATGMFPAQRRE
- the ZNF608 gene encoding zinc finger protein 608 isoform X1, with protein sequence MSLNTSTTGKGVDPNAVDTYDSGDDWEIGVGNLIIDLDADLEKDRQKFEMNNSTNTTSSSNTSSKDCGGLASSGANTTSALADGLKFASVQPSAPQGNSSHKETSKSKVKRSKTSKDANKSLPSAALYGIPEISSAGKRQEVQGRPGEATGMNSALGQSVSGNPNGNNNNTSNTTTTIASCGKNKEEKPGKNQGSRGSKRDKDAGKSRKDKQHDLQPGHPNGPGGGSGQAPPGHLYGYGSKGGGSGSPFHCTAATAVGEVSKSAPDSGLMGNSILVKKEEEEEESHRRIKKLKTEKVDPLFTVPAPPPPISSSITPQILPSYFSPSSSNIAAPVEQLLVRTRSVGVNTCEIGVVTEPECLGPCEPGTSVNLEGIVWHETEEGVLVVNVTWRNKTYVGTLLDCTKHDWAPPRFCESPTSDLEMRGGRGRGKRARSAAAAAVPGNDTSFTESRGLQNKNRGGANGKGRRGSLNSSGRRTPPNCAVDEVKASPSSTNKRKSKPPMELDLNSSSEDNKCGKRVRTNSRSTPTTPQGKPETTFLDQGCSSPVLIDCPHPNCNKKYKHINGLRYHQAHAHLDPENKLEFEPDSEDKISDCEEALSNVALECSEPSTNLPGFDPLKAPTSPSSITTPGTPKGKRELTSNGPSSVISSKTGKNSGKKKGLNSELNSLPVISNMAAALDNCSVADGNLQTEMPKLEAEGLIDKKSMGDKGKKANNCKVDKNLSKLKTARPIAPAPAPTPPQLIAIPTTAFTTSTTGTIPGLPSLTTTVVQATPKSPPLKPIQPKPTIMGEPSTVNPALTSLKDKKKKEKRKLKDKESKETGSPKMDSKLGKLEDSKGSGKDLSGHFLKDHLNKNEVLANGLSESQESRMASIKAEADKVYTFTDNAPSPSIGSASRMECSTLVNGQSSMAPLHVLTQNGADSAAAKTNSPAYSDISDAADDGGSDSRSEGMRSKASSPSDIISNKDSVVKGHSSTTAQSAQAKESHSPYYHGYDPYYSPSYMHSGQVSTPAAGNSSTPQGLKIKKEAEEEAEKKEKAELSDAKKSESSSSNLQPQHQSVITQRHPALAQSLYYGQYAYGLYMDQKSLMASNPAYRQQYEKYYEDQRLAEQKMAQTGRDCERKNEPPLKEIGKDDNKQKNIPSATISKAPSTPESSKNNTKIGSSVPNKSEETSKSQILSNHQQQLQSDSFKAKQMENHQLIKEAVEMKSVMDSMKQTGVDPTTRFKQDPDSRTWHHYVYQPKYLDHQKSEELDREKKLKEDSPRKTPNKESSLPNLPVSLASIKEEPKEVKRSDSQSVDESKIKNDDRKTPVNWKDSRGARVAVSSPMSQHQSYIQYLHAYPYPQMYDPNHPAYRAVSPVLMHSYPGAYLSPGFHYPVYGKMSGREEAEKVNTSPSINAKSTTESKALDLLQQHANQYRSKSPVPVEKSAAEREREAERERDRHSPFSQRHLHTHHHTHVGMGYPLIPGQYDPFQGLTSAALVATQQVAAQASATENDEFGDVHCHVTGSHEEALYYRHQFHGVNLKCLNGRQKPVISFL